CACGGCGCTGGTGCAGAGCAGTAACGCCACTACCTTGCTGGTCACGTCGTTTGTCGCGCAACAGCTGGTGGGGCTGACGCCTGCGCTGGTGGTAGTGCTGGGCGCGGACGTCGGTACGGCGCTGATGGCGCGTATCCTGACCTTTGATCTCTCGTGGCTGTCGCCGCTGTTTATCTTTTTTGGCGTAGTATTTTTCCTTGGCCGTAAGCAGTCGCGCGCCGGGCAGCTGGGTCGCGTCAGCATCGGGCTGGGTCTGATTCTGCTGGCGTTGCAGCTGATTGTCGCCGCGGCGCGTCCCATCACCGAGGCGTCCGGCGTGCAGGTGATTTTCTCCTCACTGACCGGCGATATTATGCTGGATGCGCTGATTGGCGCGGTATTCGCGATTATCAGTTACTCCAGTCTGGCGGCGGTACTGATTACCGCCACCCTGACGGCGACCGGGGTGATCTCGTTCCAGGTGGCGCTCTGCCTGGTGGTTGGCGCTAATCTCGGCAGCGGCATGCTGGCGATGCTGAATAACAGTACTTCTAATGCTGACGGCAAACGTGTGGCGCTCGGCAGCCTGCTGTTTAAATTTATTGGCTGTCTGGCGGTGCTGCCGTTTATCCATGTGCTGGCGCCGTTGCTGGATAAGCTGCCGGTCAATGATGAAGAGCTGGTGATCTTTTTCCACGTATTCTACAACCTGATCCGCTGCGTGGTGATGGTGCCGTTTGCTGAACCGATGGCGCGGCTATGCCAGCGCTTAATCCGCGATGAGCCGGAAACCGATCTGCGTCTGAAGCCTAAACACCTGGATACCAGCGCGCTGGACACCCCGGCGTTAGCGCTGGCCAATGCTGCGCGCGAAACCCTTCGCATGGGCGATGTGCTGGAACAGATGATGAGCAGTTTTAATAAGGTGATCCACGGCGCGCCACGCGAAGAGCGCGAGGTGCGTCGGCTGGATGATGATGTTGATGTGTTGTATACCGCGATCAAACTCTATCTGGCGCAGATGCCAAAAGAGGATCTGGCGGAAGAGGATTCGCGGCGCTGGGCGGAAATTATTGAGATGGCGCTAAACCTTGAGCAGGCGGGTGACATTATTGAGCGTATGAGCGGCGATGTGGCGGATAAATCGCTGGCCACTAAGCGGCCATTCTCAGCGGATGGCTTGCAGGAGCTGGAAACGCTGCAGGAGCAGTTGCTGAATAATCTGCGGCTGGCGCTGTCGGTATTTTTATCGCGTGATATCACCAGCGCGAAGCGGTTACGCCGTTCGAAACATCGTTTCCGCATTACCAACCGGCGTTATTCTCACGCCCATGTTGATCGTCTGCATCAGCAGAATGTGCAGAGTATCGAAACCAGTTCCCTGCATTTAGGGTTGCTGGGCGATATGAAGCGTCTGAATTCGCTGTTCTGCGCGGTGGCTTACGGTGTGCTGGAACAGCCGGATGATGACCGGGATGATGAGTAATCGTAGCCTTTACGACACGGGCGGCGGGAACGCCGCCCCTACATTACCTGTAGGGGAGCCGTTTTCGGCTCCCCTGTATCGCTGATATTACTTCTTCTTGATCGGTTTACCGGACCAGTAACCCGCCAGCAGTGAGCCGGAAAGGTTATGCCATACCGAGAACAGCGCGCCAGGCAGTGCCGCCAGCGGCGAGAAGTAGAGCTTGCCGAGCGTGGCGGCGAGGCCGGAGTTCTGCATACCCACTTCCAGCGCCAGCGTACGGCAGGTGGATTCATCAAAGCCAAACAGCTTGCCACCCCAGTAACCGCCAAGCAGACCAATGGCGTTATGCAGCATCACCGCGGCAATCACCACCAGACCCACCGAGCCGATAAAGCCCTGGCTACCGGCCACCACCGCACTGATAATCAGCAGAATGCAGACCATCGAAAACGCGGGCAGATACGGCTCAACACGCTTCACCACGCCATTCATGGTGTGATGAATAATCAGGCCGAGAGTAATCGGGATTAGCACGATTTTTACGATACTCAGCAGCATGCCAACCACATCCACCTGAATATGCGTATCAACATAGAAACGCGTCAGCAGTGGCGTGGCAACCACACCGACCAGCGCCGATACCGAGGAGATGGTTACCGATAACGCCACATCACCTTTCGCCAGGTAGATCATCACGTTAGAAGCGGTGCCACTGGCCACGCTACCCACCAGAATCATACCGGCGGAGAGATCCGGTGGCATATGGAACAGTTTTGCCAGCGCCCATGCTGCCAGCGGCATCACCAGATAGTGCAGGAACGTACCGGCAATTACCGGCGCCGGACGGGTCAGTACGCGCTTAAAGTCACCGATATTTAGCGTTACGCCCATACCGAACATAATCAGCATCAGCAGCCAGCTGACCCACGGGCCAATGGCGAGAAAAGTACCAGGGGAATAGTAAGCGGCAACAGAGAGCAGTACTGCCCACAGCGGGAACAGTCGGGTAATTTTGGCGAGCATAGCCTTCCTTAATATACCCGTCATACTTCAAGCCGCAGATGCGTTAGCTGCGCCTGCGAACCCCGGTCACATTGAACTATGCTGCCGGGATTCACCGCCTTGCCGCCTTCCTGCGACTTGAATTATTTAGGGTATAACTATTGTTATTGTGTTTTTTACGTCGATGATGGGTCATCAGACCGTTTACTGATACTTATTCGAACAGATTCTGATGCAGCGTGCGCACCACCTGTTCCGCATCGTTGCCCGGCACCAGGAAACAGAGGTTGTAGCTGCTGGCGCCATAACAGATCAGACGCAGGTTAAACGGCTCCAGTACGCCAAATACCTCTTTGCCGACGCCACACGCCTGCGACAGCTTATTGCCGATAATCGCTACCAGCGCCAGATTTTCTTCCACTTCAACCCGGCACAACGAGGAGAGTTCGGTCAGCAGCGCCTGGGTGAGCAGGCCGTCACCGGAAGAGGTGGAACCGGTGGTATCCAGCGTCAGCGCCACGCTCACTTCGGAGGTAGTAATCAGATCCACCGACATATTGTGGCGCGCAAGGATATTAAACACTTCAGCGAGAAAACCGCGTGCGTGCAGCATATTCAGGCTGTGCAGCGTCAGCAGGGTCTGCTTACGGCGCAGCGCCAGCGCGCGGAACAGCGGTGGGTTACTGCTCTGGTTGCATACCATGGTGCCGCCGGCGGAAGGATCTTTGCTGGAGCCGACAAACACCGGAATATCGCTGCGTACTGCGGGCAGCAGGGTCGCCGGATGCAGCACTTTCGCACCGAAGGTGGCCATTTCCGCCGCTTCTTCAAAGGTGATCTCATCAATACGTTTGGCTGCTGGCACTACGCGTGGATCGGTGGTGTAGATCCCTGGCACATCAGTCCAGATATCAATCCGCTGCGCATGCAGCGCTTCGCCAAGCAGCGCGGCGGTGTAGTCGCTGCCGCCCCGGCCCAGCGTGGTGGTACGGCCCTGGCTTTCACTGCCAATAAAGCCCTGAGTGACAATCAGCGCTTTTTCAATACGCGGCTGCAGCTGGCTGAGGGTCAGTTCTGACAGCAGGGTGACATTCGGCTCGGCACGGCCAAAACGGTCATTGGTGCGCATTACTTTGCGTACGTCAAACCACTCTGAAGCGACGTTACGCTCGCGCAGCACTTCCACAAACAGCAGGCTCGACATCAGTTCGCCATGGCTGACCAGTTCGTCGGTCAGAGCGGTTGAGGTCGCCAGCGCGGCGGCTTCCGACAGCATCGCGATATTCTCGATCATGCGATCGATTTCGTCACGAATCACCGCCGGTTGTTGCAGGCGTTCGATAATCGCGTACTGAATACGGCGCAGTTCATCCAGCTGAAGCGCACGCTGTTGCGGCGGCAGACCTTCAGACAGGGAAACCAGCAGGTTGGTGACGCCAGCAGAGGCGGACAGGACCACCAGACGCACATTGGCGTCGGACAGCACCACATCGGCGCTGCGGTTCATGGCGGTAAAGTCGGCAACGCTGGTGCCGCCAAATTTGGCCACGATAAGATCAGATTGGGACATTACATTCACTGCCTCGTGTCAGGATACATTTTCAGCCTTGGCACAAGGGAAGAGCGGGAAACGGGGCAGACGTAGAAAAGATTGACTACGATACACCCAGAAGCGCCCCACCTTGCCGACCGTCCGCATGCCGGACGATCCTGGTGACAACCCAGAGGATTCAGCCCCTGCGGTCGATATGCCGCACTCCGCATGCGTCATACCTCGGCGTCGCACCCCCTTATGTGTCTTCATCGGATACGGTTCCTCCGACACACTACCTGGGCGACGCGCCTCTTCTGGCTTGCGCACGGGTGCGCAAGTAGTGCGTGAAATATCCCGGTTTCTGGCTTCGCTGTCAACGGTTGGCGGGTGATCAATTTTCATTTTGCACCAGCGCAATCAAGGTGCACGGCAGTTCCGGCGGCTTTTCCGCCACAATCCTCATTAACGCGCCTTTTTCCGGCAGGGCAAACAGCGGAATCACCCCTCTGTTTTTTTCCAGGTACTCCAGCCAGCCGAAATTCTCATTCAGCCGCGTCGCTTTAATGGTGGCGCCGTTTGCCAGCAGGCTGCTGAGATGGCTGTAAGTCTGCTGATGACCAAACAGATTCTCCTGCCGGTGGAAGCGCGCGCTTTCGCGATCGCCACGACTGCGCAGCGCTGCGCCGGAACGAATCGCCGCCACTTTCTCTTTGCCGAAAATATGGCTGAAGTGATATACCGCCAGCGCGTTCTGATGGCGATTGGGTGACAGCGCCAGCACCTGCGCGGTATCGTTCAGGTTGAGGAAGTTCTCGGCATATTCCGACCAGGCGTTACCGTACCAGGCGGCTAATCCCTCCATTCGCGCCTGGCGGTAATACTCCCAGCTGCTGTCAGTCAGCAGCACCGGAATATCCAGGCGTTTTAGCGCCACGGCCAGCGCCCGCGCCACGCTGTTGGCGCCAATAATCAGCACGCCACGCGGCTGCTGCTGGCGCACGCGCAGCCAGCGCGCCAGTGCGGTGCTGGTCAGGCTCTGCAGCACCACCGTACCGATAATCACCGCGAACACCACCGTCACCAGACGGTCGGCGCCCTGATAACCGCTGCGCTGTAAGGTGAGGGCAAACAGCGAGCTGACGGCTGCCGCCACAATACCGCGCGGCGCAATCCAGCTTAGTAACAGCCGGTCACGCCAGGGCAGGCTGGAGCCATATGTGGATACGGCGATACAGAGTGGACGCGCCACCAGTTGCACAATCACCAGCAGCGCCAGCAACGGCCAGCCCAGCGCCAGCAGGGCATGAATATCCAGACGCGCCGCCAGAATAATAAACAGCGCGGAAATCAGCAGCGCCGAAAGCTCTTCCTTGAAAGCAATAATATCGCTGAGATCCACATCGCGCATATTTGCCAGCCAGATGCCCATTACCGTCACCGTCAGCAGGCCTGATTCATCGGCCAGCGCATTCGACAGGCCAAAACCGGTCAGCATAATCGCCAGTACGGCAAAGTTTTGCAGATAACCTGGCAGCAGCACCCGTTTAAGAATATTACCGACCAGCCAGCCAAACAGCGCACCGACAATCAAACCGACCGCCACGGTAAGGCCTAAAGTCCAGAACAGGTGCGTTAACGATTCAGCATGCTGACGCAGCACAATGAATTCAAATACCAGTAGTGTGAAGATAGCGCCCACGGGATCGATAACGATGCCTTCCCAGCGCAAAACCTGATTTATCGCCGCGTTGGGACGCACCACTCGCATCAGCGGCGCAATCACTGTCGGCCCGGTCACCACGGTAACCGCGCCGACCAGCGCCGCCAGTTCAGGAGGAAAGTGCAGCAAGGCCCAGCAGGAGAGGCTAATCACCAGGAAAGTGACCAGCATGCCGACAGTGAGCAGATTACGCACTACGCCGCCAAGGCCACGGATTTCATCCACTCGCAGGGTTAACGCCCCTTCGAACAGGATAATCGCCACCGACAGCGAAACCAGCGGAAACAGCAGATCGCCAAACAGCAGATCGGGTTGCAAAACACCGGTGACCGGCCCCAGCATTATGCCGAAAATCAGCAGCGGCAAAATCGCTGGCAGGCGCAACAGCCATGCGATCCACTGCGCGGCGAGCGAGCTGAGGCCAATGATCACCAGCAGCAGTGGGGGAGTTAACGTCATAATTTTTTTCCTTTCGGCGACAAGAGTGTTCATACTGAAACGCTGTGCGGCAATCAGTACCGCAGCCTGAATTATAATTAGCCCCGGGCAAAAGCCAGCATCATCGCGGCATTAAACCATAGCCGTAACCTGTTGCAGTAAAAGGAGAGTCGATCTCTCTGCGCAGGTAAGATGGCGTCCGGTCTGAATTACGGTTCTTAAATAAAAAAGAGTGTTGCTATGAAAAATATCAATCCGACACAAACCGCTGCCTGGCAGGCACTGCAGCAGCATTTTGAACAGATGAAAGATGTTCAAATCGCCGATCTGTTTGCCAACGATGGCGATCGTTTTGCGAAATTCTCTGCCACCTTTAACGATCAGATGCTGGTGGATTTCTCAAAAAACCGCATTACCAGTGAAACCCTCGACAAGCTGCAGGCATTGGCCACGGAGACCGATCTGCAGGGCGCGATTAAATCGATGTTTGCCGGTGAAAAGATCAACCGCACTGAAGAGCGCGCGGTGCTGCATGTTGCGCTGCGTAACCGCAGCAATACCCCAATCCTGGTGGATGGCAAAGATGTGATGCCGGAAGTCAATGCGGTGCTGGCGAAGATGAAAGCTTTCTCTGCGCGCATTATCAGCGGCGACTGGAAAGGTTATACCGGTAAACCGATTACTGATGTCGTTAATATCGGTATTGGCGGCTCCGACCTCGGGCCGTTTATGGTTACCGAAGCGCTGCGTCCGTATAAAAACCACCTGAATATGCATTTTGTCTCCAACGTTGACGGCACCCATATTGCTGAAACGCTGAAGAATGTCGATCCGGAAACCACTCTGTTCCTGGTGGCGTCAAAAACCTTTACCACGCAGGAAACTATGACCAACGCCCACAGCGCGCGTGACTGGTTCCTGGCGACTGCGGGCGACAGCGCGCATG
This is a stretch of genomic DNA from Winslowiella toletana. It encodes these proteins:
- a CDS encoding cation:proton antiporter, yielding MTLTPPLLLVIIGLSSLAAQWIAWLLRLPAILPLLIFGIMLGPVTGVLQPDLLFGDLLFPLVSLSVAIILFEGALTLRVDEIRGLGGVVRNLLTVGMLVTFLVISLSCWALLHFPPELAALVGAVTVVTGPTVIAPLMRVVRPNAAINQVLRWEGIVIDPVGAIFTLLVFEFIVLRQHAESLTHLFWTLGLTVAVGLIVGALFGWLVGNILKRVLLPGYLQNFAVLAIMLTGFGLSNALADESGLLTVTVMGIWLANMRDVDLSDIIAFKEELSALLISALFIILAARLDIHALLALGWPLLALLVIVQLVARPLCIAVSTYGSSLPWRDRLLLSWIAPRGIVAAAVSSLFALTLQRSGYQGADRLVTVVFAVIIGTVVLQSLTSTALARWLRVRQQQPRGVLIIGANSVARALAVALKRLDIPVLLTDSSWEYYRQARMEGLAAWYGNAWSEYAENFLNLNDTAQVLALSPNRHQNALAVYHFSHIFGKEKVAAIRSGAALRSRGDRESARFHRQENLFGHQQTYSHLSSLLANGATIKATRLNENFGWLEYLEKNRGVIPLFALPEKGALMRIVAEKPPELPCTLIALVQNEN
- a CDS encoding Na/Pi cotransporter family protein, with amino-acid sequence MLTLLNLLSAIALLVWGTHIVRTGIMRVYGADLRRVLSRSIEKKPMAFLAGIGVTALVQSSNATTLLVTSFVAQQLVGLTPALVVVLGADVGTALMARILTFDLSWLSPLFIFFGVVFFLGRKQSRAGQLGRVSIGLGLILLALQLIVAAARPITEASGVQVIFSSLTGDIMLDALIGAVFAIISYSSLAAVLITATLTATGVISFQVALCLVVGANLGSGMLAMLNNSTSNADGKRVALGSLLFKFIGCLAVLPFIHVLAPLLDKLPVNDEELVIFFHVFYNLIRCVVMVPFAEPMARLCQRLIRDEPETDLRLKPKHLDTSALDTPALALANAARETLRMGDVLEQMMSSFNKVIHGAPREEREVRRLDDDVDVLYTAIKLYLAQMPKEDLAEEDSRRWAEIIEMALNLEQAGDIIERMSGDVADKSLATKRPFSADGLQELETLQEQLLNNLRLALSVFLSRDITSAKRLRRSKHRFRITNRRYSHAHVDRLHQQNVQSIETSSLHLGLLGDMKRLNSLFCAVAYGVLEQPDDDRDDE
- the lysC gene encoding lysine-sensitive aspartokinase 3 — its product is MSQSDLIVAKFGGTSVADFTAMNRSADVVLSDANVRLVVLSASAGVTNLLVSLSEGLPPQQRALQLDELRRIQYAIIERLQQPAVIRDEIDRMIENIAMLSEAAALATSTALTDELVSHGELMSSLLFVEVLRERNVASEWFDVRKVMRTNDRFGRAEPNVTLLSELTLSQLQPRIEKALIVTQGFIGSESQGRTTTLGRGGSDYTAALLGEALHAQRIDIWTDVPGIYTTDPRVVPAAKRIDEITFEEAAEMATFGAKVLHPATLLPAVRSDIPVFVGSSKDPSAGGTMVCNQSSNPPLFRALALRRKQTLLTLHSLNMLHARGFLAEVFNILARHNMSVDLITTSEVSVALTLDTTGSTSSGDGLLTQALLTELSSLCRVEVEENLALVAIIGNKLSQACGVGKEVFGVLEPFNLRLICYGASSYNLCFLVPGNDAEQVVRTLHQNLFE
- the panS gene encoding ketopantoate/pantoate/pantothenate transporter PanS produces the protein MLAKITRLFPLWAVLLSVAAYYSPGTFLAIGPWVSWLLMLIMFGMGVTLNIGDFKRVLTRPAPVIAGTFLHYLVMPLAAWALAKLFHMPPDLSAGMILVGSVASGTASNVMIYLAKGDVALSVTISSVSALVGVVATPLLTRFYVDTHIQVDVVGMLLSIVKIVLIPITLGLIIHHTMNGVVKRVEPYLPAFSMVCILLIISAVVAGSQGFIGSVGLVVIAAVMLHNAIGLLGGYWGGKLFGFDESTCRTLALEVGMQNSGLAATLGKLYFSPLAALPGALFSVWHNLSGSLLAGYWSGKPIKKK